The proteins below are encoded in one region of Vespula pensylvanica isolate Volc-1 chromosome 4, ASM1446617v1, whole genome shotgun sequence:
- the LOC122628805 gene encoding sushi, von Willebrand factor type A, EGF and pentraxin domain-containing protein 1 isoform X3: MLIRELATILIAFLLCHVRLTASQVPTTNVFTCPNGWELRGIHCYKFFNIRHSWEKAAELCRRYGSELMVVESYSENNMTAGMVGRHLDRYWLGLASLDDLRTNTLESAAGMLVSQYAGFWASRQPNPQSGECVDVALTDDRQTWELTTCESLLPFMCRSAACPAGSFHCSNGKCVNAAFKCDKQDDCGDYSDEIDCPTNCQFYMASSGDVVESPNYPHKYAPLANCKWTLEGPQGHNILLQFQEFETEKSFDIVQILVGGRTEDKSVNLATLSGKQELSNKLFVSASNFMIIKFSTDASVERKGFRASWKTEPQTCGGILRATPQGQVLTSPGYPQNYPGGLECLYILQAQPGRIMSLEIEDLDLEMNRDYILIRDGDSPMSRPIARLTGKSEDNPIVIMSTSNNLYLYFKTSLGDSRRGFSILYTQGCKATVIARNGTVQSPSYGLNDYPNNQECLYRVKNPDGRPLSLKFVNFNVHKTDFVQIYDGPNTNGLRLHPGNGFTSNTRPKITLTAESGEMLVRFASDALHSSSGWQAAFSADCPALLPGEGALASSRDTAFGTTVTFSCPLGQEFATGKPKITTECLPGGNWSITYIPKCQEVYCGPVPQIDNGFSIGSSNVTYKGLATYQCYAGFAFPSGRPTEKISCLADGRWEKKPSCLASQCAPLPEAPHSNITILNGGGRSYGTIVRFECEPGFVRSGHPVILCMSNGTWSDEVPTCSRAKCLLLPMIKNGYVVDPTREYYFGDEARVQCNRGYKLTGSNIIQCGPNQLFDNVPTCEDINECATSQCDLASTECINNPGAFTCKCKPGFAPTMECRPIGDLGLINGGIPDESITVSSSENGYMKSGVRLNNGDGWCGNNVEPGANWVMIDMKAPTIIRGFRTQVVARVDGNIAFTSAVRIQYTDDLTDTFKDYTNPDGTPVEFRILEPTLSVLNLPVPIEARYIKFRMQDYVGAPCMKLEIMGCTRLECTDINECATKNGGCHQKCINNPGSYSCMCNTGFELYKGNGTAGFSIEKSETGERDGDLYQRNKTCVPVMCPALTAPDNGKILSTKDQHHFGDVVRFQCNFGYVLAGSSAVVCTSSGVWNGTTPECQYAKCVSLPDDKNEGLSVIRTDETSVLVPFKQNVTLKCGNNGRYLRNTATSGFRQCVYDPKPGLPDYWLSGLQPACPRADCGKPLPTPGAEYGQYIDTKYQSSFFFGCQDTFKLAGQTNRHDNVVRCQANGVWDFGNLRCEGPVCEDPGRPSDGYQVARSYEQGSEVQFGCSRPGYILINPRPIVCVREPECRVVKPLGLTSGRIPDSAINATSERPNYEARNIRLNSVTGWCGKQEAFTYVNVDLGQVYRVKAILVKGVVTNDIVGRPTEIRFFYKQAESENYVVYFPNFNLTMRDPGNYGELAMITLPKYVQARFVILGIVSYMDNACLKFELMGCEEPVAEPLLGYDYGFSPCVDNEPPVFQNCPQQPIVVQKGTDGGLLPVNFTQPIAIDNSGSIARLEVKPQSFRTPIRVFEDTVVKYVAFDYDGNVAICEINITVPDLTPPKLSCPQSYVIELVDRQESYSVNFNETRRRINATDASGPVRITFVPERAVIPIGGFENVTVYAIDSSGNRASCHFQVSVQATPCVDWELKPPANGGLKCVPGDKGLQCVATCKNGYRFTDGAPVKTFVCDINKHWSPTSVVPDCVSENTQQADYHVVASVTYRANGAVSRPCLPQYQDLMTQYYINLNAILTQRCSAVNVNMNVSFVRSMPFLLEENVLQMDFVLVIVPVIRQPQVYDLCGSTIGLIFDLSVPYASKVIEPLLNVSAIGNQCPPLRALKSTITRGFTCSIGEVLNMDTNDVPRCLHCPAGTFAGEKQKQCTSCPKGFYQNSDRQGSCLRCPFGTYTKEEGSKSIDDCVPVCGYGTYSPTGLVPCLECPRNSYTGEPPIGGYRDCQTCPAGTFTYQPAASGRDRCRNKCSPGMYSDTGLAPCAQCPKDFFQPQHGATTCIECPTNMYTDGAGSVGREECKPVQCTDSVCQHGGLCVSMGHGVQCICPAGFSGRRCEIDIDECASQPCYNGATCIDLPQGYRCQCANGYSGINCQEEKSDCSNDTCPERAMCKDEPGFNNYTCLCRSGYTGVDCDITINPCTASGNPCNNGATCVALQQGRYKCECLPGWEGQSCEINTDDCAERPCLLGANCTDLVADFSCNCPPGFTGKRCHEKIDLCSGNPCLNGICVDKLFSHECICHPGWTGAACEININECASKPCRNNGQCLDQIDGYTCTCEPGYTGKQCQHTIDDCASDPCQNGATCIDQLEGFLCKCRPGFVGLQCEAEIDECQSDPCNPVGTDRCVDLDNTFVCHCREGYTGSACEININDCASDPCLNGATCRDEVSGFKCMCSEGWTGVHCEIDVGMCQNHPCQNDAACVDLFLDYFCVCPSGTDGKQCETAPERCIGNPCMHRGRCQDFGSGLNCTCPDDYTGIGCQYEYDACQAGACKNGATCIDDGPGFTCICPPGYTGKTCEDDIIDCKDNSCPPSATCIDLTGKFFCQCPFNLTGDDCRKSIQVDYDLYFGDPARSSASQIIPFFTGTRKSLTVAMWVQFTQKDEAGTFLTLYAVSSPHVPTNRRPMVQAHSNGVQVSLFHDLQDVYLPFREYATINDGQWHHVAVVWNGENGGELVLITEGLIASKTDGYGSGRSLPAYAWAVLGKPQSENPKGYTESGFQGHLTKVQIWNRALHVTNEIQKQVRDCRTEPVLYQGLVLTWAGYDETIGGVERVVPSHCGQRVCPPGYGGNKCQQLEADKIPPKVEHCPGDLWVIAKNGSSIVTWDEPRFSDNVGIIKVQERSGHRSGQTLLWGTYDISYVAYDQAGNSASCNFKVYVLSDFCPELADPIGGAQQCKDWGSGGQFKVCEISCNQGLRFSQEVPKFYTCGAEGFWRPTNDPNLPLIYPACTSSIPAQRVFRIKMNFPTSVLCNEAGQGVLKQKVRNAVNSLNRDWNFCSYSYEGTRECKDLNIDVQCDHRIRTTREANEEDGGMYIISAVVPAEPDPILNANSNERATVQSLLERLILEEDQFDVHDILPNTVPDPASLTLKSDYACPVGQVVMAPDCVPCAVGTYYEEETQRCISCPVGTYQSESGRTKCSSCPVIAGRPSVTVGVGARSAADCKERCPAGKYYDDAAGLCRSCGHGFYQPNEGSFSCLLCGLGKTTRTAEAVSREECRDECGSGQQLAVEGKCEPCPRGTYRTQGVQASCQACPVGRTTPNVGSAAIEECSLPVCEPGTHLNGTLNECMQCKKGTYQSEPQQTFCIPCPPNTSTKGPAATSKSDCTNPCETSGEEMHCDANAYCLLIPETSDFKCECKPGYNGTGTECTDVCMGYCDNEGVCLKDSRGQPSCRCSGSFTGKHCTEKSEFFYITGGIAGGVILIIFVVLLVWMICVRASRKKEPKKMLTPATDQNGSQVNFYYGAPTPYAESIAPSHHSTYAHYYDDEEDGWEMPNFYNETYMKESLHNGGKMNSLARSNASIYGTKDDLYDRLKRHAYPGKKDKSDSDSEGQ; this comes from the exons GATGGGAATTACGAGGTATACACTGTTACAAGTTCTTCAACATCAGGCATTCCTGGGAAAAAGCGGCGGAACTATGCAGAAG GTACGGAAGCGAGCTTATGGTGGTGGAAAGTTATAGCGAGAACAACATGACTGCGGGTATGGTCGGCCGACATTTGGACCGCTACTGGTTAGGACTCGCCTCGTTGGATGATTTACGAACCAACACGCTTGAATCCGCCGCAGGAATGTTAGTCTCTCAATATGCTG GTTTCTGGGCATCCAGGCAACCAAATCCGCAATCGGGTGAATGCGTCGACGTTGCTTTGACGGATGATCGTCAAACTTGGGAGTTAACAACCTGTGAATCGCTGCTTCCTTTCATGTGCCGATCAGCAGCTTGTCCAGCCG GTTCTTTCCATTGCTCGAACGGTAAATGTGTGAACGCTGCATTCAAATGTGACAAACAAGACGATTGTGGCGATTATTCGGATGAAATCGATTGCCCAACGAACTGTCAGTTTTACATGGCCAGTAGCGGTGATGTCGTTGAAAGTCCAAACTATCCACACAAATACGCACCTTTAGCAAATTGCAAGTGGACTTTAGAAGGACCGCAAGGTCACAACATTCTGTTGCAG TTCCAAGAATTCGAAACGGAAAAGAGCTTCGACATAGTACAGATACTGGTAGGCGGTAGAACCGAAGATAAATCTGTGAATCTAGCAACCTTATCTGGCAAGCAAGAACTCAGCAACAAGCTTTTCGTTTCGGCCTCGAACTTTATGATCATTAAATTCAGCACCGATGCCTCggtcgaaagaaaaggattccGTGCTTCTTGGAAAACCGAGCCGCAAACATGCGGTGGTATTCTTCGTGCTACTCCCCAAGGACAAGTACTCACATCACCAGGTTATCCGCAGAATTATCCTGGTGGATTGGAATGCCTTTATATCCTACAAGCTCAGCCTGGAAGGATAATGTCTCTTGAG ATCGAAGATTTGGATCTAGAAATGAATCGTGATTATATCCTCATACGAGACGGAGATTCACCGATGAGTCGTCCGATCGCTCGTCTAACCGGAAAATCCGAGGACAATCCTATAGTGATTATGTCAACGAGCAATAATCTTTACCTGTATTTTAAAACGAGTCTGGGTGATTCGAGGCGTGGCTTCAGTATTCTATATACTCAAGGATGCAAGGCAACAGTCATTGCAAGAAACGGAACAGTACAATCACCTTCTTATGGCCTAAATGATTATCCCAATAATCAAGAATGTCTTTATAGAGTAAAGAATCCTGATGGAAGACCACTTTCCTTGAAGTTCGTCAACTTCAATGTTCACAAGACTGATTTCGTACAA atatatgatGGTCCAAATACAAATGGACTTCGATTACATCCAGGAAATGGTTTTACTTCAAATACTCGTCCAAAAATAACCCTCACCGCTGAAAGTGGGGAAATGTTAGTCAGATTTGCTTCTGATGCTTTACATAGCAGTTCCGGTTGGCAAGCTGCTTTTTCAGCAG ATTGTCCTGCATTGTTACCTGGCGAAGGAGCTCTTGCCTCAAGTCGAGACACAGCTTTCGGAACAACAGTAACATTCTCGTGTCCATTGGGACAAGAATTTGCAACAGGAAAACCCAAAATTACCACCGAATGTCTACCCGGAGGAAACTGGTCTATTACGTATATACCAAAATGTCAAGAAGTATATTGTGGACCTGTTCCGCAAATAGATAATGGATTTTCTATCGGTTCATCGAACGTCACATACAAGGGATTAGCTACTTATCAATGTTACGCTGGATTTGCTTTTCCATCTGGAAGGCCtacagaaaaaatttcttgctTAGCTGATGGAAGATGGGAAAAAAAACCATCTTGCTTGG CATCTCAGTGTGCACCACTTCCAGAAGCACCACATTCAAATATTACGATTCTTAATGGAGGCGGTCGCAGTTATGGTACTATTGTTAGATTCGAATGTGAACCTGGTTTCGTTAGAAGTGGTCATCCAGTGATCCTTTGTATGAGCAATGGTACATGGTCAGATGAGGTGCCAACTTGTTCCC GTGCAAAGTGCCTATTGTTACCTATGATAAAGAACGGCTACGTCGTCGACCCAACtagagaatattattttggCGATGAGGCTAGAGTACAATGCAACAGAGGTTACAAACTTACAGGATCGAACATTATTCAATGTGGTCCTAATCAGCTATTCGACAATGTGCCAACTTGCGAag ACATAAATGAGTGTGCAACCAGTCAATGCGATCTAGCTTCTACGGAGTGTATTAATAACCCTGGTGCATTCACTTGCAAGTGTAAACCAGGATTTGCTCCAACCATGGAGTGTCGTCCTATAGGTGACCTAGGTTTGATAAACGGTGGTATCCCTGACGAATCCATTACTGTTTCGAGTTCTGAGAATGGCTACATGAAATCT GGAGTACGCTTAAACAATGGTGACGGCTGGTGTGGTAATAACGTTGAGCCCGGAGCGAATTGGGTGATGATTGATATGAAAGCACCTACGATTATTCGTGGATTCCGAACACAAGTTGTTGCTAGAGTCGATGGCAATATTGCATTCACCTCAGCCGTACGTATTCAATACACGGATGATCTAACGGACACTTTCAAAGATTATACCAATCCTGATGGCACACCAGTTGAATTCCGAATTCTTGAACCTACATTATCTGTATTGAACTTACCGGTACCAATCGAGGCGCGATACATCAAATTTAGGATGCAAGATTACGTTGGAGCACCTTGtatgaaattagaaataatggGCTGCACGAGATTGGAATGTACCGATATAAACGAGTGTGCCACAAAAAATGGTGGCTGTCATCAAAAATGTATCAACAATCCTGGTAGCTATTCATGCATGTGCAATACAGGTTTTGAACTCTACAAAGGTAACGGCACCGCCGGATTTAGTATTGAAAAGTCTGAGACTGGTGAAAGGGACGGCGATTTGTATCAGAGGAATAAAACTTGTGTTCCTGTAATGTGTCCTGCCTTAACTGCACCGGACAATGGAAAAATTTTGTCGACCAAG gACCAACATCATTTTGGCGATGTAGTTAGATTCCAATGTAATTTTGGTTACGTGTTAGCTGGTTCATCGGCTGTAGTTTGTACTTCCAGTGGCGTTTGGAATGGTACAACTCCTGAATGTCAAT atgCCAAATGTGTTTCACTACCGGACGACAAAAATGAAGGACTTTCAGTGATTCGTACCGATGAAACGAGCGTTTTGGTTCCATTCAAACAAAACGTTACTCTGAAATGCGGCAACAACGGACGTTATTTACGGAATACTGCGACGTCTGGTTTTCGTCAATGCGTTTACGATCCTAAACCGGGTCTGCCAGATTATTGGCTATCTGGTTTACAGCCAGCTTGTCCACGTGCTGATTGTGGCAAGCCATTGCCAACACCCGGTGCTGAATATGGTCAATATATTGACACAAAATATCaatcatctttcttctttggttGTCAAGATACTTTCAAGTTAGCAGGACAAACAAATCGACATGACAACGTTGTACGTTGTCAAGCGAATGGAGTTTGGGACTTCGGTAATTTACGTTGCGAAGGTCCTGTTTGCGAAGACCCTGGAAGACCAAGTGATGGATATCAAGTAGCTCGCAGTTATGAACAAGGCTCGGAAGTTCAATTTGGATGTAGTAGACCAGGATATATCCTAATAAATCCACGACCAATTGTCTGTGTTCGAGAACCAGAATGTCGAGTTGTCAAACCTCTTGGTCTAACATCTGGACGTATACCTGATTCAGCGATCAATGCAACATCCGAAAGACCAAACTATGAAGCCAGAAACATTCGATTGAACTCGGTTACTGGATGGTGTGGCAAACAGGAAGCCTTCACTTACGTTAACGTGGATCTTGGACAGGTCTACAGAGTCAAGGCAATTCTAGTCAAGGGTGTGGTAACCAATGATATCGTTGGAAGACCCACGGAAATACGTTTCTTTTACAAACAAGCTGAAAGCGAGAATTACGTTGTTTATTTCCCGAACTTCAATTTAACTATGCGTGATCCTGGAAATTACGGTGAATTGGCTATGATAACTTTACCAAAATATGTACAAGCTCGTTTCGTGATACTTGGTATCGTCAGTTACATGGATAATGCTTGTCTGAAATTCGAACTCATGGGATGCGAGGAACCAGTCGCTGAACCATTGTTAGGTTACGATTATGGTTTTTCGCCATGCGTTGATAACGAACCGCCAGTTTTTCAGAATTGTCCTCAACAACCTATAGTAGTCCAAAAGGGTACTGATGGTGGTTTATTACCAGTAAACTTCACCCAACCTATTGCAATAGACAACAGTGGTAGTATTGCTCGATTGGAAGTTAAACCACAAAGCTTTAGAACACCTATTCGTGTATTCGAAGACACCGTTGTGAAATATGTAGCCTTTGATTACGATGGAAACGTTGCTATTTGCGAAATTAACATAACTGTGCCAG ATTTAACACCACCCAAATTAAGTTGTCCTCAAAGCTACGTGATCGAACTCGTAGACAGGCAAGAAAGTTATTCGGTTAACTTCAATGAAACACGAAGACGTATCAATGCTACCGATGCATCTGGTCCAGTAAGAATTACCTTTGTACCAGAACGAGCTGTAATACCTATAGGTGGTTTCGAAAACGTGACAGTATATGCTATAGATTCGAGTGGCAATCGAGCCTCCTGTCATTTCCAAGTATCTGTACAAGCAACACCTTGTGTCGATTGGGAATTGAAACCTCCAGCTAATGGTGGTTTAAAATGTGTGCCAGGTGACAAAGGCTTGCAGTGCGTAGCAACGTGTAAAAATGGTTATAGATTTACCGATGGAGCACCTGTAAAGACCTTCGTTTGTGATATCAACAAACATTGGTCTCCAACTTCGGTTGTTCCAGATTGTGTATCTGAAA atACTCAGCAAGCTGATTATCACGTAGTCGCATCAGTAACTTATCGAGCTAATGGTGCTGTCTCACGTCCTTGTTTACCACAATACCAAGATTTGATGACTCAATATTACATTAACTTAAACGCTATCTTAACGCAACGTTGTTCTGCTGTTAATGTCAATATGAATGTATCGTTTGTAAGATCGATGCCTTTTCTATTAGAAGAAAACGTTTTACAG aTGGACTTCGTTTTGGTGATTGTTCCCGTTATTCGTCAACCACAAGTATATGATCTCTGTGGTTCCACCATAGGTTTAATCTTCGATCTTTCTGTACCATATGCAAGTAAAGTTATAGAACCTTTGCTCAATGTTTCTGCTATCGGAAATCAATGTCCACCATTACGTGCTTTAAAATCAACTATCACACGAGGATTCACTTGTAGCATTGGTGAGGTATTGAACATGGACACGAACGATGTTCCTCGATGTC tTCATTGTCCGGCTGGTACTTTCGCTGGTGAAAAACAAAAGCAATGTACATCCTGTCCAAAAGGTTTTTACCAAAATAGTGATCGTCAAGGTTCTTGTTTGCGTTGTCCTTTCGGAACatatacaaaagaagaaggtTCCAAGAGTATAGATGACTGTGTTCCAGTATGTGGATATGGTACATATTCACCAACCGGTCTGGTGCCATGTTTAGAGTGTCCTAGGAATAGTTACACAGGCGAACCACCAATAGGTGGTTACAGAGATTGTCAAACTTGTCCAGCTGGTACTTTTACCTATCAACCAGCAGCATCAGGTCGTGATCGTTGTCGAAACAAATGTTCTCCTGGCATGTACTCAGATACGGGATTAGCACCCTGTGCTCAATGTCCAAAAGACTTCTTCCAACCTCAGCACGGAGCCACAACATGTATCGAATGTCCTACCAATATGTATACCGATGGAGCAGGATCAGTGGGTCGAGAGGAATGTAAACCGGTACAATGTACGGATAGTGTGTGTCAACATGGCGGACTTTGCGTATCCATGGGACATGGTGTACAATGTATATGCCCAGCTGGTTTCTCTGGAAGACGCTGTGAAATTGATATTGACGAGTGTGCCTCTCAACCTTGTTACAATGGCGCCACGTGCATTGATCTTCCTCAAGGTTACAGATGTCAATGTGCAAACGGATACTCTGGTATTAACTGTCAAGAGGAAAAATCAGACTGCAGCAATGACACTTGTCCTGAGAGAGCTATGTGCAAAGATGAGCCTGGTTTTAACAATTACACTTGTCTATGTAGATCTGGTTATACTGGCGTTGATTGTGACATAACG ATAAATCCATGTACGGCTAGCGGAAATCCATGTAACAATGGTGCCACTTGTGTAGCGTTACAACAAGGTCGATACAAATGCGAATGTTTGCCAGGTTGGGAAGGTCAAAGTTGCGAGATCAATACGGATGATTGCGCTGAAAGACCTTGTCTACTTGGTGCCAATTGCACCGATCTTGTGGCTGATTTCAGTTGCAATTGCCCGCCTGGATTTACCGGCAAACGTTGTCACGAGAAGATTGATCTTTGTTCTGGAAATCCTTGCCTTAATGGTATATGCGTTGACAAATTGTTCAGCCATGAATGTATCTGTCATCCAGGATGGACCGGTGCTGCTTGTGAAATTAACATCAACGAATGTGCCAGTAAACCTTGTCGTAACAACGGACAATGTCTCGATCAAATCGATGGCTATACTTGCACTTGCGAACCAGGATACACTGGCAAACAATGTCAACATACAATCGATGATTGTGCTTCGGATCCTTGCCAGAATGGTGCCACGTGTATCGATCAACTCGAAGGTTTTCTTTGCAAGTGTAGACCGGGTTTCGTCGGACTTCAATGTGAAGCTGAGATCGACGAATGTCAAAGTGATCCTTGCAATCCTGTTGGCACAGATCGTTGTGTGGATCTGGACAACACTTTTGTTTGTCATTGTCGTGAGGGCTACACTGGATCAGCCTGTGAAATCAACATCAACGATTGTGCTTCTGATCCATGTCTAAATGGCGCTACTTGCAGAGACGAAGTTTCGGGTTTCAAATGTATGTGTTCTGAAGGTTGGACTGGAGTTCATTGCGAAATCGATGTCGGTATGTGTCAAAATCATCCGTGTCAAAACGATGCAGCCTGCGTCGATCTTTTCTTGGATTACTTCTGCGT TTGTCCTTCTGGAACTGATGGTAAACAATGTGAAACTGCACCTGAACGTTGTATTGGTAATCCTTGTATGCATCGTGGACGTTGTCAAGATTTTGGTTCCGGTCTTAATTGCACTTGTCCTGATGACTATACTGGTATTGGTTGTCAATATGAATACGATGCTTGCCAAGCTGGCGCATGTAAAAATGGAGCTACTTGTATTGATGATGGTCCGGGCTTTACTTGTATCTGTCCACCAGGCTATACTG GTAAAACATGCGAAGATGATATTATTGATTGCAAAGATAATTCATGTCCACCCTCTGCAACATGTATTGATTTAACTGGAAAGTTCTTCTGTCAGTGTCCATTTAATTTAACTGGAGATGATTGCAGGAAAT CTATTCAAGTTGATTACGACTTATACTTCGGCGATCCGGCACGTAGCAGTGCATCACAAATTATTCCATTCTTTACTGGAACTAGAAAGAGTTTGACTGTAGCTATGTGGGTGCAATTCACGCAAAAAGATGAGGCTGGAACTTTCTTGACACTTTATGCCGTAAG TTCACCGCATGTACCAACAAATCGTCGACCTATGGTACAAGCACACAGTAACGGTGTCCAAGTATCTCTCTTCCATGATTTACAAGATGTCTATCTACCATTCAGAGAATATGCAACTATCAATGATGGCCAATGGCATCATGTTGCTGTTGTATGGAATGGAGAAAACGGTGGTGAACTTGTATTAATCACGGAAGGCTTAATTGCTAGTAAAACAGATGGATATGGAAGTGGTAGATCTCTTCCAGCATA TGCCTGGGCAGTATTGGGTAAACCACAAAGTGAAAATCCGAAAGGCTATACGGAATCTGGTTTCCAAGGTCACCTGACAAAAGTACAAATCTGGAATCGTGCACTTCACGTAACGAATGAGATACAGAAACAAGTTAGAGATTGTAGAACTGAACCAGTTCTTTATCAAGGACTAGTTTTGACCTGGGCAGGATACGATGAAACGATTGGTGGTGTTGAACGTGTAGTTCCATCACATTGTGGACAAAGAGTATGTCCACCTGGTTATGGTGGTAATAAATGTCAACAATTGGAAGCTGATAAAATTCCACCCAAAGTAGAACACTGTCCTGGTGATTTATGGGTTATTGCTAAAAATGGTTCTTCTATTGTCACTTGGGATGAACCTCGTTTCAGTGACAACGTTGGTATAATCAAGGTTCAAGAACGAAGTGGACATAGATCCGGACAAACTTTATTATGGGGTACTTACGATATTAGTTACGTGGCTTATGATCAAGCTGGAAACTCTGCAAGTTGTAATTTCAAAGTCTATGTGTTAT CCGACTTCTGCCCTGAACTTGCTGATCCCATCGGAGGAGCACAACAATGTAAAGATTGGGGTTCTGGCGGTCAATTCAAAGTTTGCGAAATTTCATGTAATCAAGGACTACGATTTTCTCAAGAAGTTCCTAAATTTTATACTTGTGGTGCCGAAGGATTCTGGAGACCTACGAATGATCCTAATTTACCATTGATTTATCCTGCTTGCACGA gtTCAATACCAGCACAACGCGTGTTCAGAATTAAAATGAACTTCCCTACGTCGGTTTTATGTAACGAGGCTGGTCAAGGAGTTCTCAAACAAAAGGTCCGAAATGCTGTAAATTCTCTCAACAGAGATTggaatttttgttcttattcttatGAAG GTACACGCGAGTGTAAGGATTTGAACATCGATGTTCAATGTGATCATCGCATACGAACAACGAGAGAAGCAAACGAGGAAGACGGTGGAATGTACATTATATCAGCGGTCGTACCAGCAGAACC cgATCCTATTCTGAATGCCAATTCTAACGAACGAGCGACGGTACAGTCCTTACTCGAAAGATTGATACTCGAAGAAGACCAATTTGATGTACACGACATTCTACCAAACACTGTACCAGACCCAGCATCTCTAACATTGAAATCTGATTATGCTTGTCCTGTCGGTCAAGTTGTAATGGCTCCTGATTGTG TACCATGTGCTGTGGGTACATACTATGAAGAAGAGACCCAACGTTGTATCTCCTGTCCTGTGGGTACTTATCAAAGTGAATCAGGTCGAACAAAATGCAGCTCATGTCCCGTGATTGCTGGTCGACCTAGCGTGACGGTTGGAGTCGGTGCACGAAGTGCTGCCGATTGCAAAGAACGATGTCCAGCAGGAAAATATTACGACGACGCAGCTGGTTTGTGTCGTAGCTGTGGACACGGATTCTATCAACCAAACGAGGGTAGTTTTTCTTGCTTACTATGTGGACTTGGAAAAACAACTAGAACAGCGGAAGCTGTGTCTCGCGAAGAATGCAGAGACGAATGCGGTTCTGGTCAACAACTCGCCGTTGAAGGCAAATGTGAACCATGCCCAAGAGGTACCTATCGTACTCAAGGTGTTCAAGCATCCTGCCAAGCTTGTCCAGTAGGTAGAACAACACCCAATGTAGGATCGGCAGCTATTGAAGAATGTTCTTTACCAGTTTGCGAACCCGGTACTCATTTGAATGGTACACTTAACGAATGTATGCAATGTAAAAAAGGCACTTATCAATCGGAACCTCAACAGACTTTTTGTATACCTTGTCCACCTAATACCAGTACCAAAGGACCAGCTGCA ACCAGCAAATCCGATTGCACCAATCCATGCGAGACAAGCGGCGAAGAAATGCACTGCGACGCAAATGCCTATTGTTTACTTATACCAGAGACAAGTGACTTCAAATGCGAATGTAAACCAGGATATAACGGTACTGGAACGGAGTGTACGGACGTTTGCATGGGTTATTGCGACAACGAGGGTGTATGTCTGAAGGATTCCAGAGGACAACCATCTTGCAGGTGTAGCGGCAGTTTCACAGGGAAACATTGTACTGAGAAGTCCGAGTTCTTCTATATCACTGGTGGTATCGCAGGAGGTgttattcttataatatttgttgtcCTCCTAGTCTGGATGATTTGCGTTAG GGCATCTCGTAAAAAGGAGCCTAAGAAAATGCTCACTCCAGCGACCGATCAAAATGGTTCTCAAGTAAACTTCTATTATGGAGCTCCTACGCCTTACGCCGAATCCATAGCACCGTCTCATCACAGCACATACGCTCATTACTATGACGACGAGGAAGACGGCTGGGAAATGcccaatttttataatgaaactTATATGAAAG AAAGTCTACACAATGGAGGAAAGATGAACAGTCTTGCTCGTTCAAACGCGAGTATATACGGCACCAAGGACGATCTGTACGATAGGCTGAAGCGTCACGCGTATCCAGGGAAGAAAG ACAAGAGTGATAGTGACAGCGAAGGTCAGTGA